Proteins encoded by one window of Rhodobacteraceae bacterium IMCC1335:
- a CDS encoding betaine/proline/choline family ABC transporter ATP-binding protein (Members of the family are the ATP-binding subunit of ABC transporters for substrates such as betaine, L-proline or other amino acids, choline, carnitine, etc. The substrate specificity is best determined from the substrate-binding subunit, rather than this subunit, as it interacts with the permease subunit and not with substrate directly.), with amino-acid sequence MSEDVIKLEHVWKIFGENAQAAMEAIEARNLSKDQVLKEFKCVVGIADCSFSVRKGEVFCVMGLSGSGKSTMVRHLNRLIEPTAGFIEVLGKDMRALSDVDLRAMRAREIGMVFQHMALLPHRTVRDNVAFPLQIRGESKARRWDISQQCLNLVNLNGYEDRFPSELSGGMQQRVGLARALASDPEVLLMDEPFSALDPLIRRQLQDQFMDLSRNLQKTTVFITHDLDEAIRIGHRIAIMKDGRIVQIGTPEEIVTQPADDYVRDFVEGISKLKLVYAHSIMVPIAQFKAASNDDLSQSPKAHHGCDLDRLIDISTTTEHPIVIQDDDGNDIGVIDKTTLLKGIQGGKA; translated from the coding sequence GTGTCCGAAGATGTAATAAAATTGGAACATGTGTGGAAAATTTTTGGTGAAAACGCCCAAGCAGCTATGGAAGCCATCGAGGCGCGTAATCTTTCCAAAGATCAGGTTCTAAAAGAATTTAAATGTGTTGTGGGTATCGCGGATTGTTCATTTTCGGTGCGCAAAGGCGAGGTGTTCTGCGTGATGGGGCTGTCAGGATCCGGCAAGTCGACCATGGTGCGCCATCTCAATCGCTTGATCGAACCAACCGCCGGTTTCATCGAGGTGCTTGGAAAAGATATGCGGGCCTTGTCCGATGTTGATTTGCGTGCCATGCGCGCGCGGGAGATCGGTATGGTGTTTCAGCATATGGCGCTTTTGCCGCATCGTACGGTGCGCGACAATGTTGCCTTTCCCTTGCAAATTCGTGGTGAGTCAAAGGCGCGTAGATGGGACATATCCCAACAATGTTTGAACCTGGTCAACCTTAATGGATATGAAGATCGTTTCCCTTCTGAGCTTTCTGGCGGCATGCAGCAGCGCGTTGGTCTGGCCCGGGCCTTGGCCTCTGACCCTGAAGTTTTGTTGATGGATGAGCCGTTTTCGGCGCTGGACCCGTTGATCCGCCGGCAATTACAAGATCAATTTATGGATCTATCTAGGAATTTACAGAAAACAACGGTTTTTATAACCCATGATTTGGATGAGGCAATTCGCATTGGCCATCGCATTGCGATTATGAAAGATGGCCGGATCGTACAAATTGGAACGCCTGAGGAAATCGTCACCCAACCTGCGGATGATTACGTCCGCGATTTCGTGGAAGGGATTTCGAAGTTAAAGCTTGTCTATGCGCATTCTATTATGGTGCCAATTGCCCAGTTTAAAGCGGCGTCGAACGATGATTTGTCTCAGTCTCCCAAAGCCCATCACGGCTGCGATTTGGATCGACTGATCGATATTTCTACAACAACAGAGCATCCAATCGTTATTCAAGATGACGACGGAAACGATATTGGTGTTATCGATAAAACCACCCTTCTGAAGGGCATTCAGGGAGGCAAAGCATGA
- a CDS encoding ABC transporter permease subunit, translating into MTKGAAQETGLDDLAKDFIVENNAYYQTAFAKIQRAEGVVFSWNTMAAVFGPLWGALRGVWGFFWVFIVLELFALVQIGRGLWGELGGDKIERYERLLTNIAKRQDQAKALQAAGDTDAAAAKLKIAANLQAAADNALLAAEAAAAQASGILLSGLVLFGLIKLLEGFYANIAYERQYLAWRSNPKVQTGVNWQSAFWGGLLLLCIWPLTLLRFTVAKADEVLSGLTGGVLGGSIPISEFPVGKEYFSALALHGDNGFDALAIRFSGIFDGITAAIRWTLTGIEVLLIDTPWPVVMVVIVVIALRLAGLRVAIFTAAALAYLAFMGLWEMSMITVALIGTGAFLCVLFGIPLGIWFGKSSRAYRFAEPVLDFMQTMPAFVYLIPIIAFFGTGKPPGVLATIIFAMPPVIRLTALGMRGVPETTKEAAVAFGCSRWQLLRNVELPLAMPSIMTGINQTILMSLSMVVIASLIGAEGLGALILEALQYAAKGQGLLGGLAILFCAMVIDRIAQGSYRRGPK; encoded by the coding sequence ATGACCAAGGGCGCAGCACAAGAGACCGGTCTTGATGATCTGGCAAAAGATTTTATCGTTGAAAATAATGCGTATTACCAAACTGCTTTTGCCAAAATTCAACGCGCCGAAGGGGTTGTTTTCTCATGGAACACGATGGCAGCGGTGTTTGGCCCTTTATGGGGAGCCTTGCGAGGGGTCTGGGGGTTTTTCTGGGTATTTATCGTTTTAGAGCTCTTTGCTTTAGTGCAGATTGGCCGCGGGTTATGGGGCGAATTGGGAGGCGATAAAATAGAGCGCTATGAGCGCCTTTTAACCAATATCGCAAAACGGCAGGATCAAGCAAAAGCGCTGCAGGCCGCTGGCGATACGGATGCTGCGGCTGCAAAGTTAAAAATTGCGGCAAACTTACAGGCCGCTGCAGATAATGCACTGCTTGCGGCCGAGGCTGCTGCGGCGCAAGCCTCAGGGATATTACTCAGTGGGCTGGTTCTGTTTGGGCTGATTAAGTTGCTTGAAGGGTTCTACGCCAATATCGCCTATGAACGGCAATATTTGGCTTGGCGTTCAAATCCTAAAGTGCAAACCGGCGTGAATTGGCAAAGCGCGTTTTGGGGCGGCCTGTTGCTGCTTTGTATTTGGCCCCTTACCTTGCTGCGTTTCACGGTGGCAAAAGCGGATGAGGTTCTTTCTGGGCTGACAGGTGGGGTGCTTGGCGGCTCAATACCGATCAGTGAGTTTCCAGTCGGTAAAGAGTATTTCTCGGCTTTAGCGCTGCATGGGGATAATGGTTTTGATGCTTTGGCGATCCGTTTCAGCGGTATTTTCGATGGGATTACGGCAGCAATACGATGGACTTTAACCGGTATTGAAGTGCTTTTGATTGATACGCCTTGGCCCGTTGTTATGGTGGTCATTGTGGTGATTGCCCTGCGTTTGGCTGGACTGCGCGTGGCAATTTTTACCGCTGCAGCTTTGGCTTATCTGGCCTTTATGGGGCTGTGGGAAATGTCGATGATTACAGTGGCTTTGATCGGAACAGGAGCGTTTTTATGCGTTTTGTTTGGAATTCCTCTTGGCATTTGGTTTGGGAAAAGCTCCCGGGCCTACCGATTTGCTGAACCTGTTCTTGATTTCATGCAAACCATGCCCGCCTTTGTTTATTTAATCCCGATTATTGCGTTTTTTGGCACTGGAAAGCCCCCAGGCGTTTTGGCAACAATCATCTTTGCGATGCCGCCGGTGATCCGTCTGACGGCTTTGGGGATGCGCGGTGTACCCGAAACCACCAAAGAGGCAGCCGTGGCATTTGGGTGTTCGCGGTGGCAATTGCTGCGAAATGTGGAATTGCCATTGGCGATGCCATCGATCATGACGGGGATCAATCAAACCATATTGATGAGCCTGTCGATGGTGGTGATTGCATCGCTTATCGGCGCCGAAGGGCTGGGCGCGCTGATCCTTGAAGCGTTGCAATATGCGGCAAAAGGGCAGGGGCTGCTTGGTGGCTTGGCAATTTTGTTTTGCGCTATGGTGATCGATCGGATTGCTCAGGGATCGTATCGCCGCGGTCCCAAGTAG
- a CDS encoding amidinotransferase has protein sequence MARFNWGINNDYAPLKHVLLGKPEYYRWVEAGPLIGRTLANAHKTGARFDLQTAMAQHEQMVAIYEENGVCCHYLRPDETLHRNFFARDSSAMTPWGALICHMQLKVRRADYVTAIQFYQENNIPIWNFATAGHFEGGDFVILEPGKVLIGFCGERSEKEGAEQIAQMVRREGWEALTVPINREFVHMDGLVVPLDEKLLVSCLDALEPWVVDQLKAWGFSFVDVPYREAKNLGVNLVALGNHKVLSMQGANELNAKIRALGFEVYDPDMSMFTLGGGGVHCLSQALCRDNV, from the coding sequence ATGGCGAGGTTTAACTGGGGAATTAACAACGATTATGCACCTTTAAAACATGTTCTTTTAGGCAAGCCAGAATATTATCGTTGGGTAGAGGCCGGCCCCTTGATTGGCCGCACGCTTGCCAATGCCCATAAAACGGGCGCAAGATTTGATCTTCAAACGGCAATGGCCCAGCATGAACAGATGGTGGCAATCTATGAAGAAAACGGCGTGTGTTGTCATTATTTACGGCCAGACGAGACATTGCATCGAAATTTTTTCGCCCGGGACTCTTCGGCCATGACGCCCTGGGGCGCACTCATTTGTCATATGCAGCTTAAGGTGCGGCGGGCCGATTACGTTACCGCAATTCAGTTTTATCAAGAAAATAATATCCCGATTTGGAATTTTGCAACTGCGGGTCATTTTGAGGGCGGAGATTTTGTCATTCTTGAACCGGGAAAGGTTTTGATTGGCTTTTGTGGAGAGCGTTCAGAAAAAGAAGGCGCAGAACAAATTGCACAAATGGTGCGGCGCGAGGGTTGGGAAGCATTAACGGTGCCGATTAATCGGGAATTCGTGCATATGGATGGGCTTGTTGTGCCGCTTGATGAGAAACTACTTGTGTCTTGCCTTGATGCGTTGGAGCCTTGGGTTGTCGATCAATTAAAGGCTTGGGGCTTTAGCTTTGTGGACGTGCCATATCGCGAGGCAAAGAATCTGGGTGTGAATCTGGTTGCTCTGGGAAATCATAAAGTTTTATCGATGCAAGGTGCCAATGAACTGAACGCAAAGATACGCGCCCTGGGGTTTGAGGTTTATGATCCGGATATGTCGATGTTTACGCTGGGCGGGGGCGGGGTACATTGCTTAAGCCAAGCGCTGTGTCGCGATAATGTGTAA
- a CDS encoding aldehyde dehydrogenase family protein, protein MKPYKMLIDGEWVEAGDGGTFTSINPATGEKWAEIPEATAEDVDCAVRAAHRAFLTGPWGKMSATQRGHCLRRLADLLAAQSEALGEIETRDTGKLFAETRWQAKYISEFYHFFAGAADKIHGETLPIDKPDMFVFTNREPLGVIAAVVPWNSQLFLAAVKIGPALAAGNTIVMKASEHAPAALLEFGKLIAQAGIPDGVVNIVTGHGDPCGKVLTSHPMVARVSFTGGPGSARHVIQNTTENFAELSLELGGKSPFIVFEDADIESAVNGSVAGIFGASGQSCVAGSRLLVHEDIADEFLKRMVKIAQAVTIGDPMAGETEMGPLCTYGQIENIEREVARAVEEGAQILSGGKRANAGSELYYEPTIIDCPAPNLHIVDTELFGPVLSVLRFKTESEALALANDTVHGLAAGIFTKDSARALRMSKSVRAGIVWVNTYRAVSPIAEFGGMKNSGYGRESGFQAVYDYTRPKTVWMNMSSEPLGSQFVSR, encoded by the coding sequence ATGAAACCTTATAAGATGTTGATTGATGGCGAATGGGTCGAGGCCGGTGATGGCGGAACATTCACCAGTATTAACCCTGCGACAGGTGAAAAATGGGCGGAAATTCCAGAGGCCACGGCCGAAGATGTGGATTGCGCTGTGCGCGCCGCGCATAGGGCTTTTCTTACGGGGCCATGGGGGAAGATGAGCGCCACGCAACGCGGCCATTGTTTGCGCCGCTTGGCAGATTTACTTGCCGCGCAGTCTGAGGCGCTGGGAGAAATCGAAACGCGCGATACTGGAAAATTATTTGCAGAAACGCGGTGGCAGGCAAAATATATCAGCGAATTTTATCATTTTTTCGCTGGAGCGGCTGATAAAATCCATGGTGAAACGCTTCCGATTGATAAACCGGATATGTTTGTTTTTACCAATCGTGAGCCCTTGGGGGTGATTGCCGCAGTTGTGCCATGGAACAGCCAGTTGTTTTTGGCAGCGGTAAAAATCGGACCCGCGCTTGCCGCGGGAAACACCATTGTTATGAAAGCCTCGGAACATGCACCTGCGGCGCTGTTAGAGTTTGGAAAGTTGATCGCGCAAGCAGGCATTCCCGATGGGGTAGTCAACATCGTGACGGGGCATGGTGATCCTTGTGGGAAGGTGCTTACCTCGCATCCGATGGTGGCGCGTGTTTCCTTCACAGGGGGGCCGGGTTCTGCCCGTCATGTGATTCAAAATACGACGGAAAATTTCGCCGAACTCAGTTTGGAACTGGGGGGGAAATCTCCGTTTATCGTGTTTGAGGATGCGGATATTGAAAGCGCAGTAAACGGATCAGTCGCGGGCATATTTGGGGCGTCTGGGCAAAGCTGTGTGGCGGGTTCGCGTTTGCTTGTGCATGAAGATATCGCGGATGAATTTTTAAAGCGGATGGTGAAGATTGCACAGGCCGTTACGATTGGCGATCCAATGGCTGGCGAAACCGAGATGGGGCCTTTATGTACCTATGGGCAGATCGAAAACATCGAACGCGAGGTCGCGCGCGCTGTTGAGGAAGGCGCTCAGATCCTAAGCGGTGGAAAACGGGCAAATGCCGGTTCGGAACTGTATTATGAGCCAACGATCATCGACTGCCCCGCGCCAAATCTTCACATAGTTGATACGGAATTATTCGGGCCGGTTTTAAGCGTGCTGCGGTTTAAAACCGAAAGCGAGGCCTTGGCTTTGGCCAATGATACGGTGCATGGCCTTGCCGCAGGGATTTTTACCAAAGACAGCGCGCGGGCGCTGCGGATGTCAAAATCTGTACGGGCGGGCATTGTTTGGGTGAATACTTATCGGGCGGTCTCTCCCATTGCTGAGTTCGGTGGAATGAAAAACTCAGGCTATGGCCGCGAAAGCGGCTTTCAAGCCGTTTATGATTATACGCGCCCGAAAACTGTATGGATGAACATGTCTTCAGAGCCGTTGGGCAGCCAGTTCGTATCTCGTTAA
- a CDS encoding LLM class flavin-dependent oxidoreductase, with protein MKFHIAINLERSEPSVDMKEVRDHTLEMVQMADQAGFEIAWAAEHHALEMTIAPNPFHMMTWWADHTKNIRLGCGVANASYWHPIKLAGEAALVDLLSDGRMDLGLGSGAYQREFDRLRPGLSQKDGWKYLQEMLPLIPKLWAGDVQHNGEFWQFPTATSCPKPVQDRVPIWVAARSPTTFDHAVENNCNIMSWPLTMPFSEAEKYRGQLEDSITRLNPGYSGKFAMMRHAVIYETESDRQAALDAVRQVLARFGNLMMQAGDVVNGYPDMVPLETLEGNARVEPAMLEENLMFGSPEVVVEKLKQYQSIGVDAFIYYASLGLDMERQKRSLRLFIDQVLPAFTEVKEFAHVD; from the coding sequence ATGAAATTTCATATTGCTATAAATTTAGAACGAAGCGAACCCTCTGTGGATATGAAAGAGGTGCGCGATCACACGCTTGAAATGGTACAAATGGCAGATCAAGCTGGTTTTGAGATTGCTTGGGCCGCCGAACACCACGCGTTGGAAATGACGATAGCGCCAAACCCGTTTCATATGATGACCTGGTGGGCAGATCACACCAAAAATATCCGTCTGGGATGCGGCGTGGCCAATGCCTCTTATTGGCACCCGATCAAATTGGCGGGCGAGGCGGCTTTGGTGGATTTGCTGAGCGATGGGCGGATGGATCTGGGGCTGGGCTCGGGGGCTTATCAACGCGAGTTCGATAGGCTACGCCCTGGATTAAGCCAAAAAGACGGGTGGAAATATCTGCAAGAAATGTTGCCTTTAATTCCGAAGCTTTGGGCCGGTGATGTGCAACATAATGGAGAGTTTTGGCAATTTCCAACCGCCACATCCTGCCCGAAACCTGTGCAAGACAGGGTGCCTATCTGGGTGGCTGCGCGCTCTCCAACAACCTTTGATCATGCGGTAGAAAACAATTGCAATATTATGAGCTGGCCTTTGACAATGCCATTTTCCGAGGCTGAAAAATACCGCGGCCAGCTTGAAGATAGTATAACCCGTTTGAACCCTGGATATTCGGGTAAATTTGCCATGATGCGCCACGCTGTTATTTATGAAACAGAAAGCGATCGGCAAGCGGCGCTAGATGCTGTGCGGCAGGTTTTGGCCCGCTTTGGCAATTTAATGATGCAAGCAGGTGACGTTGTGAACGGATATCCCGATATGGTTCCGCTGGAAACATTAGAGGGTAATGCCCGCGTCGAGCCTGCGATGCTGGAAGAAAACTTAATGTTCGGATCTCCGGAGGTTGTTGTAGAAAAACTTAAGCAGTATCAATCTATTGGCGTTGATGCGTTTATTTATTATGCCTCTCTGGGGCTGGATATGGAGCGCCAGAAACGATCGCTGCGTTTGTTTATTGACCAGGTACTGCCCGCATTTACTGAAGTAAAGGAATTTGCCCATGTCGATTGA
- a CDS encoding amino acid synthesis family protein: MSIEIRRTLLWKQKTFIEGWKTVETPTQLMASMAIIKNPWFARGHVENMRPEIQAYGPVIGKLLTEMLLDETGGLLEGCGKASVVGMGGEIEHAQAMTHTLHFGNQFREAIGAKSYLAFSNTRGAANCAITIPLMDKHDAGRRSHYQTIQTSVVDAPADDEILIALGASIGGHPNHRIGDRYEDLKDLGRDLDNPAGV, from the coding sequence ATGTCGATTGAAATCCGCCGAACGCTGCTTTGGAAACAAAAAACCTTTATCGAGGGGTGGAAAACTGTGGAAACCCCCACCCAATTGATGGCGTCTATGGCCATCATAAAAAACCCTTGGTTTGCCCGTGGGCATGTTGAAAATATGCGCCCTGAAATCCAAGCGTATGGGCCGGTTATTGGCAAATTATTGACGGAAATGCTGCTCGATGAAACGGGCGGTTTGCTTGAGGGCTGCGGCAAAGCAAGCGTGGTTGGCATGGGCGGAGAAATTGAACATGCCCAAGCTATGACGCATACGCTCCATTTTGGAAATCAATTTCGCGAAGCGATCGGTGCCAAAAGCTATCTGGCCTTTTCAAACACGCGCGGCGCGGCGAATTGCGCGATAACTATTCCTTTGATGGACAAGCATGACGCAGGCCGTAGGTCGCATTATCAAACGATCCAAACCAGCGTGGTTGACGCACCGGCTGATGATGAGATTCTTATTGCTTTGGGAGCCTCGATTGGTGGGCATCCCAACCATCGCATTGGTGATCGATATGAAGATTTAAAAGATCTGGGCCGCGATTTAGATAACCCGGCAGGCGTTTAA
- a CDS encoding alpha/beta fold hydrolase, with translation MARTKDGTAYEITGCQGAAWVVLIHGLGLTRASTWGGIAPILAQEFQILSYDLLGHGETDLPSGRVDLKRLGQQVIDLMDDLSIDRAALVGFSLGGMINRRVAIDHPSRVSALGILNAPHERGEKQQRLVEERARASSAEGPSANIDTTLARWFTPDFRVHSSQNVAALRDIVVANDPKNYAIHRQILADGVTELIRPTPPLKQPSLIMTCQNDSGSTPAMSQAIAQEIRGSELNVLPKLQHLGLLEDPKAFADPLLAFLRSKLPPR, from the coding sequence ATGGCAAGAACCAAAGACGGCACAGCCTATGAGATAACAGGTTGTCAGGGCGCAGCTTGGGTTGTGCTCATTCATGGGCTGGGTTTAACGCGTGCCAGCACGTGGGGTGGCATTGCACCAATCTTGGCGCAGGAGTTTCAAATTCTGAGCTATGATCTTTTAGGCCATGGTGAAACGGATCTGCCCTCTGGGCGCGTTGACTTAAAGCGCTTGGGGCAGCAAGTGATCGATTTGATGGATGATCTGTCTATCGATCGCGCCGCTTTGGTTGGGTTTTCACTTGGTGGGATGATCAATCGGCGCGTGGCGATTGATCATCCAAGCCGCGTCTCTGCGCTGGGAATATTAAACGCACCGCATGAGCGGGGGGAAAAGCAGCAGCGTTTGGTGGAAGAGCGGGCCCGCGCCAGTTCAGCTGAGGGACCATCTGCCAATATCGATACAACGCTTGCCCGATGGTTTACCCCGGATTTTCGTGTTCATTCTTCACAGAATGTGGCAGCTCTACGCGATATTGTGGTGGCAAATGATCCAAAAAATTATGCCATCCATCGCCAGATTTTAGCCGATGGTGTAACCGAACTGATCCGCCCAACGCCACCCTTAAAGCAGCCCAGTCTTATCATGACCTGCCAGAATGACAGTGGTTCAACGCCTGCGATGAGTCAGGCGATTGCTCAGGAAATCAGGGGCTCTGAGCTGAATGTTCTGCCCAAATTGCAGCATTTGGGCTTGCTTGAAGATCCAAAGGCTTTTGCAGATCCGCTTTTGGCTTTTTTGCGAAGCAAACTGCCTCCACGTTAG
- a CDS encoding carboxymuconolactone decarboxylase family protein — protein sequence MAENQYPATQAQKATGDWNPFWDTLAELDPDYLERFLAFRAVPQNGPLPQKYKELIFIAINVATTHLWPSGARRHIQNALEAGATKEEILEVIQLTSIMGIHSMSMGVPILMEEIEKFERNA from the coding sequence ATGGCTGAAAATCAATATCCAGCAACACAGGCCCAAAAAGCGACCGGGGATTGGAACCCGTTTTGGGATACGTTGGCCGAATTGGATCCTGATTATCTGGAACGGTTTCTCGCCTTTCGCGCCGTGCCTCAAAATGGGCCCTTGCCTCAGAAATACAAAGAGTTGATTTTTATCGCGATTAATGTCGCCACCACGCATCTTTGGCCTTCTGGCGCGCGCAGACATATTCAAAACGCTCTGGAAGCCGGGGCAACCAAAGAAGAAATTCTTGAGGTGATCCAATTGACTTCTATAATGGGTATTCACTCAATGAGCATGGGGGTTCCGATCCTAATGGAAGAGATTGAGAAATTTGAACGCAACGCTTAA
- a CDS encoding agmatinase, translating to MAEEHDHSMMENLYWWGIPTLFRCPNLPAEGQDIALVGVPHSTGNGTTERDQHLGPRAVRNVSAVARRVHSAFEIDPWTAAKIADIGDVPFPRANDNEDCIERITAFYQNIAKAGARPVSIGGDHSITGGIVQALGGSELAGGQPVSFLHLDAHTDVFTKVDHFLGAQKSAAHWGAYLADQGKVDPSRSMQIGLRGHPRTLDWLQPSYEYGYNIVTMREFRARGLQDVVAQTRNILGDRPVYITFDLDCLDPTIAPGVSNIEASEKGFDIDEAMGLLRAARGLNIIGGDVVCMMPTKDSPNNITALTATAVMFEMISMIAENISRSAA from the coding sequence ATGGCCGAAGAACACGATCATTCGATGATGGAAAACCTCTATTGGTGGGGAATTCCAACGTTGTTTAGATGTCCTAACCTGCCTGCTGAGGGGCAAGATATTGCCTTGGTGGGTGTGCCCCATTCCACTGGAAACGGTACCACCGAACGCGATCAGCATTTGGGCCCGCGTGCGGTGCGCAATGTCTCGGCCGTGGCGCGGCGCGTGCATTCTGCTTTTGAAATTGATCCTTGGACTGCGGCGAAAATCGCTGATATTGGCGATGTGCCTTTTCCGCGGGCCAATGATAACGAAGATTGTATCGAGCGGATTACAGCATTTTATCAAAATATTGCAAAAGCTGGCGCGCGGCCTGTCTCAATTGGCGGCGATCATTCGATCACTGGGGGCATTGTGCAGGCGCTTGGCGGCAGTGAGTTGGCGGGCGGGCAGCCTGTCAGCTTTTTGCATTTGGATGCGCATACGGATGTATTCACTAAGGTGGATCATTTCTTGGGCGCGCAGAAATCGGCCGCGCATTGGGGGGCTTACTTGGCGGATCAGGGCAAAGTGGACCCAAGCCGATCGATGCAGATCGGGCTGCGCGGGCATCCGCGCACGCTTGATTGGCTGCAACCCTCTTATGAATATGGATATAATATCGTGACCATGCGCGAATTTCGTGCGCGGGGCCTGCAAGATGTTGTGGCGCAAACGCGCAATATCTTGGGGGACCGACCGGTCTATATTACCTTTGATCTAGACTGCTTGGATCCGACCATTGCGCCTGGGGTGTCAAATATTGAAGCCAGCGAAAAGGGCTTTGACATTGATGAGGCGATGGGGCTTTTGCGCGCCGCCCGGGGGTTAAACATTATTGGCGGCGATGTTGTCTGCATGATGCCAACCAAAGACAGCCCGAATAATATTACAGCGCTTACGGCAACCGCTGTGATGTTTGAAATGATTTCAATGATCGCTGAAAATATAAGTAGGAGCGCAGCATGA
- the speB gene encoding agmatinase — translation MTQQPDPFFQPVSAMELARFAGVPTFMRLPELSPDHARFSDVDLGILGVPWDGGTTNRPGARHGPRQLRDLSTMIRAMNPVTGVTPFASVNCADMGDVPPNPVDIQDSLNRVADFVSAMTVQNIVPMTAGGDHLVTLPILRALAKTAPVGLIQFDSHTDLFDSYFGGQKFTHGTPFRRAIEEGLVDPTRFVQVGIRGTAYNLEDVEWGLAQGIRIIRVEELFERGIAHVMAEVREIVGKQPTYCTYDIDFVDPTFAPGTGTPEIGGPNSFQAQQVIRELAGVNLIGADLVEVSPPLDAAGGTAWLGVSLMFELICMLAQSIQAR, via the coding sequence ATGACGCAGCAGCCAGATCCATTTTTTCAACCCGTTTCCGCCATGGAACTGGCCCGGTTTGCCGGGGTGCCAACCTTTATGCGATTGCCAGAATTGAGCCCGGATCACGCTCGGTTTTCAGATGTGGATCTGGGTATATTGGGTGTGCCTTGGGATGGGGGCACAACGAATAGGCCGGGAGCGCGCCACGGTCCGCGCCAGTTGCGGGACCTGTCAACCATGATCCGCGCTATGAACCCCGTCACGGGGGTTACGCCTTTCGCCAGCGTTAATTGCGCCGATATGGGAGATGTGCCACCCAACCCGGTTGATATTCAAGACAGCCTGAACCGAGTGGCTGATTTTGTAAGCGCCATGACGGTTCAGAACATCGTGCCCATGACGGCCGGAGGTGATCATCTGGTCACCCTGCCAATTTTGCGTGCTCTGGCAAAAACCGCGCCTGTAGGGCTGATCCAATTTGATAGCCACACAGATCTGTTCGACAGTTATTTTGGCGGCCAGAAATTTACCCATGGCACGCCATTTCGCCGCGCAATCGAAGAGGGTTTGGTTGACCCAACGCGATTTGTGCAAGTGGGAATTCGCGGCACCGCGTATAATCTAGAGGATGTTGAATGGGGTCTTGCGCAAGGCATTCGGATCATTCGGGTTGAAGAATTATTCGAAAGAGGAATTGCCCATGTGATGGCAGAAGTGCGGGAAATCGTGGGCAAACAGCCGACCTATTGCACTTATGATATTGATTTTGTTGACCCAACATTTGCGCCAGGCACTGGCACGCCTGAAATTGGCGGCCCGAACAGCTTTCAAGCCCAACAGGTGATCCGCGAGCTTGCCGGCGTTAATTTAATTGGCGCTGACCTTGTTGAAGTCTCGCCACCTTTAGACGCTGCGGGCGGCACTGCTTGGCTGGGGGTTTCTTTGATGTTTGAGTTGATCTGCATGCTGGCACAATCTATCCAAGCCAGATAA